In Providencia hangzhouensis, the DNA window TGGTGTTTCACGTTGTGGCAAAACGCCAACAAGCCTCTACTTAGCGATGCAATTTGGTATCCAAGCGGCAAATTACCCATTTACGGCTGATGATATGGATAATTTACAATTACCTGCAGCATTACGCCCATATACACATAAATTGTTTGGTTTAACTATTAGCCCTGAACGGCTAGCAGCTATCCGCGAAGAGCGCCGTGAAAATAGCCGTTATGCATCCATAAGGCAATGTCGTATTGAGATAGCTGAAGTGGAAGCTTTATTTAGACAAAATAAAATCAACTACTTAAATACAACTAACTATTCTGTTGAAGAAATTTCAGCAAAAGTGATTGATACCATGGGCTTACAAAGACGAATCTTTTAATGAATACAAATAAAAAAAATATTCATTCCTGCTAAGTTGGAGGTTGAAATTAAGCCATATTCGTTTATTGTGATCTTAATCACTTATAGGGCATACGCCTATTAAAGTTCTTTGAGAAAGAAAATGCACAAAACTGATGAATTACGTACTGCGAGAGTGGACAGTTTAATTACCCCACAAACTCTTGCTGATGAGTTTCCTATTTCCCAAAAAGTCGCTGAAAACGTGACAGCGTCACGAAAACGCATAGAACAGATATTATCCGGCCAAGACCCACGTTTACTGGTCATTGTCGGCCCTTGTTCCATTCATGACATTGATGCCGCTATTGAATACGCTAAAAAACTAAATGTGTTAAGAGAGCGTCATCAAGACCGTTTAGAAATTGTCATGCGAACTTACTTTGAAAAACCACGTACTGTCGTTGGTTGGAAAGGGTTAATTTCTGACCCTAACCTCGATAATTCTTGCCAAGTCAACACTGGTATCCGGTTAGCTCGTAAATTATTGATTGAAGTTAACCAGTTAGGGTTAGCCACGGCAACCGAATTCCTTGATATGGTCACGGGCCAATATATTGCCGATCTCATTAGTTGGGGAGCAATTGGCGCTCGCACAACAGAAAGCCAAATCCACCGTGAAATGGCATCCGCATTGTCCTGTCCTGTAGGTTTCAAAAATGGCACCGACGGCAATATTAATATTGCTATTGATGCGATAAGAGCTGCAAAGGCGCAGCATATGTTTTTATCGCCGGATAAGAATGGCCAAATGACCATTTACCAAACCAGTGGTAACCCGCATGGCCATATCATTATGCGTGGCGGTAAACAGCCTAATTACACGGCTGGTGACTTAGCAGCAGCCTGTGACAAACTGCGTAAATTCGAATTACCAGAGCATTTAGTGGTCGATTTCAGCCATGGTAATTGCCAAAAAATTCATCGTCGCCAACTCGAAGTTGCACGAGATATTGCGGAGCAAATAAAAGATGGCTCGACCGCTATCAGTGGAGTGATGGCAGAAAGCTTCTTAGTTGAAGGCACACAAAAAGTGGTTTCTGACCAACCGTTAGTTTATGGCCAATCTATTACCGACCCATGTCTTGGCTGGGAAGATACCGAACAACTTATTGAAATTCTTGCTCAAGCTGTTGAGTCACGCTTTAAATAAGCCAAATCATTCCAATTTTTTTATTATGAGCCCTTTAGTGAACATAGAAACTAAAGGGCTTTTATATTTACAAAAAAAATAATTATCATTTAATGCATAATTAAATAATATAATAATCTAATTAATAAAATAAATACAGAATTTTAATCCAAAAAATCCTTGACCCACCTCGCGCCAACGATAATAATTCTCACTACAAACTAATTTATCCGTTAGAACTTCTGTAGCCTAGCCCATTATTCGCTACGACATTACAGGGCTAAATAGTTCTAATAAATAAATGAGTTACATAAATATTTATTGCATGCCACCCAGATTATTTATCCAGGCAGCCAGCAAATTCTGAAACCAAAGGAAAGGATTTCCTATGCTGTTTAAATCGATGCCTGCATCAATCCATCAAGATCATAAAATATCACTCTCAGCTATTGCTGCCACCGTTGTAATGACCGGGTTTAGCAACACCGCTTTAGGTGAAAACTTATCGACTCCAAAAGCGAATACCCGCGACATTATTCACGTTTCGACCTCACCTCTTAGTTTAGAAAATATCGCTGTAGCAGAACAAGTCGATGTAATTGATGCAAAAGCGCCTGAATATCAATCTGCGACATCCGCCTTAGATTTACTAAAAGGCCAAGCTGGGGTATTTGTTTCTGGTTCCAATAGCACTTATGGCCAGGGTATTCAAATGCGGGGTTATGATTCACGAGGTGTTAAAGTCACCGTTGATAATATCACCCAAGACTTTTATTCCGGCTTATATGAAGCTACATTTATTGACCCCACCTTAGTAAAAAAGTCTACGTCCATAAAGGCGCATCATCTGTACATCATGGCGGCGGGGCGTTAGCCGGAGTCGTATCATTCAAAACAATAAATGCAGCTGACATATTAAAACCAGGGCAAAAAATCGGTGGTCAGGTCTTTAGCGGTATTAACCGTAATGATCACGGTTACTATGCAGGTGCAACGCTATTAGGCAGAACTGAATCAACAGATACTCTGTTTACCTATAGTCAACGTAAAAAGCACCTACTCGGCTCACCCGAGTTTGAAGAGGTTGATAATACTGAACAGCTAAGCAACTGGATGCTCAAAAGCAGCTGGCTTGCCCACCCTTCATATAACTTGACGTTACAATTAAAAGAATACCGCAACAACAGTTTAGGGGTAAAACAACCCGCTAAACCTTCAGAAAAAAATAGATATCCAAATACACCGCATGAAAGACAAAGCCATCAGCGAGATGTTGCCATTAGCCAATTTTTTACACCCAAAAATGAGGTAAATTGGCAAGCCCAGTGGGATATTTATTATACAGATTTATATTTAGATCAAACTGATACAGTTAAGGTCAAGAGCAAACCAAAAGAGTATGGCTCTGAAACGCGAAATCAATATACCTATGGGACTAAATTTACTAATAGCTTCACTTTACCTATGTATAACTGGGTAAATCATCATATTCAAAGTGGTTTCGAATATTATCAGCAAAAGCAAACGTCAAATCAGTATGCAATAAGTTATCCACCAGCAGAACTTGATAACCTGTCTGGCTGGTTAGTCAATGACATGACATTGCATCAATTACCGTTAACTTTATCAATTGGAACGCGCTTTACACAATACCGTGCATCGAGGAATAATTTCCCTGAAAATAAACATATCAACTTGTCATCCCGTATGGCTGTTAGTATTACTCCAACCCATTGGCTCAATCTTTACTCATCATACGCTGAAGCATACCGTACCCCACGTATGTCCGAGCTTTATAACAATTCTAACCATTTCACTATACCCTTTTTTGGCACTCCCTCGAACTTTCGCCCATCGCCTGATTTACGTCCAGAAACGAATAGAACCCTCGAAACAGGTATAAAAATCAGTTTTGATGGGGTATTTATTGATAATAGCGACCTTCAATTCGGTTCAACCTACTTTAAGACCAAAGCTAAAAACCATATTGCCCTTGAAGGTCTTTATACGCCAAGGTATGGCCAATGGTTCCCAGATGAGCTTTATTATATCAATATCCCCAGCGCATCCATTTATGGCATTGATAGCTTTATAAGCTACAGAACACGGTGGTTTGAATTAAATATCAATCACAATAAAACCACAGGTAGAGAAGACGGC includes these proteins:
- a CDS encoding 3-deoxy-7-phosphoheptulonate synthase is translated as MHKTDELRTARVDSLITPQTLADEFPISQKVAENVTASRKRIEQILSGQDPRLLVIVGPCSIHDIDAAIEYAKKLNVLRERHQDRLEIVMRTYFEKPRTVVGWKGLISDPNLDNSCQVNTGIRLARKLLIEVNQLGLATATEFLDMVTGQYIADLISWGAIGARTTESQIHREMASALSCPVGFKNGTDGNINIAIDAIRAAKAQHMFLSPDKNGQMTIYQTSGNPHGHIIMRGGKQPNYTAGDLAAACDKLRKFELPEHLVVDFSHGNCQKIHRRQLEVARDIAEQIKDGSTAISGVMAESFLVEGTQKVVSDQPLVYGQSITDPCLGWEDTEQLIEILAQAVESRFK
- a CDS encoding Plug domain-containing protein, whose translation is MLFKSMPASIHQDHKISLSAIAATVVMTGFSNTALGENLSTPKANTRDIIHVSTSPLSLENIAVAEQVDVIDAKAPEYQSATSALDLLKGQAGVFVSGSNSTYGQGIQMRGYDSRGVKVTVDNITQDFYSGLYEATFIDPTLVKKSTSIKAHHLYIMAAGR
- a CDS encoding TonB-dependent receptor domain-containing protein; its protein translation is MLKSSWLAHPSYNLTLQLKEYRNNSLGVKQPAKPSEKNRYPNTPHERQSHQRDVAISQFFTPKNEVNWQAQWDIYYTDLYLDQTDTVKVKSKPKEYGSETRNQYTYGTKFTNSFTLPMYNWVNHHIQSGFEYYQQKQTSNQYAISYPPAELDNLSGWLVNDMTLHQLPLTLSIGTRFTQYRASRNNFPENKHINLSSRMAVSITPTHWLNLYSSYAEAYRTPRMSELYNNSNHFTIPFFGTPSNFRPSPDLRPETNRTLETGIKISFDGVFIDNSDLQFGSTYFKTKAKNHIALEGLYTPRYGQWFPDELYYINIPSASIYGIDSFISYRTRWFELNINHNKTTGREDGSHYSLSSIRPETLTARFNVPVASTGFTLGWIGEFSARTQLQGNDKYKKWHHRSDKGLDRYHKEVIQYAGYSIHDFYVNYQADQFIKGLSSTLTMKNAFDKPYLSSTGVPQEGRNFYLNMNYNW